One Psychrosphaera aestuarii DNA window includes the following coding sequences:
- the rapA gene encoding RNA polymerase-associated protein RapA, with protein sequence MSFSIGQRWVSQAEFDLGLGTVIKVDNRFVQVLFPGAEETRQYAIEQAPLMRVEYSIGDTITSMEGFEFTVSEVETVGDILIYHGQREDNEEVVSVKEIMLDHHVRLNNPEARLFTGAYDRKHWFSLRLEAHQKKAELETFSLHGLLGARVSLIPHQLYIADTVGKRFAPRVLLSDEVGLGKTIEAGLIIHQQLISGRASRVLVALPESLQHQWLVEMLRRFNLKFAIFDDQRCEAESESDPSKNVFENEQLIFVSHEWLSHPGKWQSTLANTDWDLVVVDEAHHISPPENNKNDDSANTLYEHIQDIGKATKGLILLTATPDQLGHYGHFTRLQLLDPNRFHDYASYQKEELEYKAVADIANKLLSLDELDPSEVKALSLLLDDESSLAQINEYQSSSDKSSTSQRLIADLLDRHGTGRIMFRNSRQGIKGFPERKVFEYPLARPAEFAPGIELLGMHPELRHKPQSDSLVTWSQIDPRVKWLCEFLLENKDEKVLVICAHANTAMQLDDALFEREGLRSTVFHEGMTIVERDKAAAYFADEEKSAQALICSEIGSEGRNFQFAHHLVLFDLPANPDLLEQRIGRLDRIGQTQTVKIHVPYIEGSAAQNLFKFYHQAFNAFEQTSTTARVVFEQNLNAIQQQVLNSQDIESLNTLIEQCDIANQALKLEVEQGRDRLLEINSSGGEQAKQICETIEEIDDSTELMSFMTQIWDHFGVNTEEKSDYSFILKAGEHMMTDHFPALQNDGMTVCFERDIALSQEDQHFLSWEHPMTTGVLDMLTSSDLGNTSVCLLKNKKLPAGTYFVEINFLITTNAPRNLQLHRYLPNTPIRMMLDKNGNDLAPKVKQGSLDESLKNVKKTMATQLIGALKPEVIKLLEIANQKVQPFVDEITSAAKQNLIDNREQELNRMKALQAINPSIRDEEIEFLQHQLDHCVAEIDAAQVQLDAIRLIVADNS encoded by the coding sequence ATGAGTTTTTCGATAGGCCAGCGTTGGGTTAGCCAAGCTGAGTTTGATTTAGGTTTAGGTACCGTAATAAAAGTAGACAACCGATTTGTCCAGGTCCTATTTCCGGGTGCCGAAGAAACTCGTCAATACGCAATTGAACAAGCGCCGTTAATGCGCGTTGAGTATTCAATTGGCGATACGATTACCAGTATGGAAGGTTTTGAGTTTACGGTTTCTGAAGTTGAAACTGTTGGTGATATTTTGATTTACCACGGACAACGCGAAGATAACGAAGAAGTAGTGAGCGTTAAAGAGATAATGCTCGATCACCATGTACGTCTAAATAATCCAGAAGCTCGACTATTTACTGGCGCTTATGACAGAAAACATTGGTTTAGCCTAAGACTAGAGGCGCACCAGAAAAAGGCAGAGTTAGAAACCTTTTCTCTTCACGGTTTATTAGGTGCCCGCGTAAGTCTAATTCCTCATCAACTTTACATCGCAGATACCGTAGGAAAGCGTTTTGCTCCTCGTGTTTTATTATCTGATGAGGTTGGCTTAGGTAAAACTATAGAAGCTGGACTGATTATTCATCAACAGCTTATTTCTGGACGAGCGTCTAGAGTTTTAGTTGCCTTACCGGAAAGCTTGCAGCATCAATGGTTGGTTGAGATGTTACGCCGCTTCAACCTAAAGTTTGCGATTTTTGACGACCAGCGTTGTGAGGCAGAATCAGAATCAGATCCAAGCAAAAACGTATTTGAAAATGAACAACTTATTTTTGTTAGCCACGAATGGCTGAGTCATCCAGGAAAATGGCAATCTACTCTTGCTAATACCGACTGGGATTTAGTTGTTGTAGACGAAGCACATCATATATCTCCGCCAGAGAACAACAAAAATGATGACTCAGCAAACACCTTATATGAGCACATTCAAGATATTGGTAAAGCGACAAAAGGCTTAATATTACTTACTGCAACTCCCGATCAATTAGGCCATTACGGTCACTTTACTCGCTTACAATTATTAGACCCTAATCGCTTTCACGATTACGCCTCTTATCAAAAAGAGGAGCTTGAGTATAAGGCCGTAGCGGATATTGCAAACAAACTATTAAGTCTAGATGAGCTTGATCCTAGTGAAGTTAAAGCCTTATCTTTATTGTTAGATGATGAAAGTAGTTTGGCTCAAATCAATGAATACCAATCCAGTAGTGATAAGTCGTCTACATCACAACGACTCATTGCCGATTTATTAGACCGTCACGGCACGGGCCGAATAATGTTTCGTAACAGCCGACAAGGCATAAAAGGATTCCCGGAACGAAAAGTATTTGAGTACCCATTAGCCAGACCAGCAGAGTTTGCACCAGGAATTGAGTTACTTGGAATGCACCCAGAGCTAAGGCATAAACCTCAATCAGATAGCCTAGTCACGTGGTCACAAATTGATCCCCGTGTAAAATGGCTCTGTGAGTTTTTATTAGAAAATAAAGATGAAAAAGTGTTAGTCATTTGCGCCCATGCAAATACTGCAATGCAACTTGACGACGCACTATTTGAACGAGAGGGTCTTCGTTCAACGGTATTCCATGAAGGAATGACCATTGTTGAGCGCGACAAAGCAGCCGCTTACTTTGCTGATGAAGAAAAAAGTGCTCAAGCACTAATATGTTCAGAAATAGGATCTGAAGGCAGAAACTTTCAATTTGCGCATCACCTTGTTTTGTTTGACTTACCAGCCAACCCAGATTTACTTGAACAGCGTATTGGTCGCCTGGATCGTATAGGACAAACTCAAACCGTTAAAATACACGTTCCTTATATTGAGGGCAGTGCTGCTCAAAACTTATTTAAGTTTTATCACCAGGCTTTTAATGCGTTTGAACAGACTAGCACTACTGCACGAGTGGTCTTTGAGCAAAACCTGAATGCCATTCAACAGCAGGTTTTAAATTCACAAGATATTGAAAGTTTGAACACGTTAATCGAGCAATGTGATATCGCCAATCAAGCCTTAAAATTAGAGGTTGAACAAGGGCGAGACCGCCTATTAGAAATTAACTCAAGTGGCGGCGAACAAGCCAAACAAATTTGTGAAACCATAGAAGAAATTGATGACAGCACTGAACTTATGTCGTTTATGACACAAATTTGGGATCATTTTGGTGTTAACACCGAAGAGAAGTCAGACTATAGCTTCATATTGAAAGCAGGTGAGCACATGATGACCGATCATTTCCCTGCGTTACAAAATGACGGCATGACCGTATGCTTCGAACGAGACATTGCTTTATCTCAAGAAGATCAACATTTTTTAAGTTGGGAACACCCAATGACGACAGGCGTGCTCGACATGCTAACGAGTTCCGACTTAGGTAATACGTCTGTTTGTTTATTAAAAAACAAAAAACTACCTGCCGGTACCTACTTTGTTGAAATCAACTTTTTAATAACAACTAATGCACCAAGAAACTTGCAATTACACCGCTATCTTCCAAATACGCCAATCCGTATGATGCTGGACAAAAATGGTAACGACCTTGCACCTAAAGTTAAACAAGGTTCTTTAGATGAAAGTCTTAAAAATGTTAAAAAGACAATGGCGACACAATTAATTGGTGCGTTGAAGCCTGAGGTTATAAAACTTCTTGAGATTGCGAATCAAAAAGTTCAACCGTTTGTTGATGAGATTACCTCAGCTGCAAAGCAGAACCTTATTGATAATCGTGAACAAGAGCTTAACCGAATGAAAGCATTACAGGCAATAAACCCTAGTATACGCGATGAGGAAATTGAGTTTTTACAACATCAATTAGATCACTGTGTTGCAGAAATCGACGCCGCCCAAGTTCAACTTGATGCAATTCGTTTGATTGTTGCCGATAACAGTTAA
- a CDS encoding pseudouridine synthase has product MLTPFLYLNAVAILNYQPPTSPYLDILYQDEDIVVLNKPSGLLSVPGRKIEHFDSLMSRVQTVWPKSCVVHRLDMMTSGVMVMSMHLDATRHLNKQFAERTTGKYYIAVVAGHMPEDNGHIDYPLIVDWPNRPKQKVCYETGKASMTYYEVLERSEINGQAVTRVKLTPITGRSHQLRVHLQQLGFPIIGDRLYAPENIVKLVDRLHLHAEQLEIFHPSNGEMLTFYKKSDF; this is encoded by the coding sequence ATGCTTACCCCATTTTTATATTTGAACGCTGTGGCTATATTAAATTACCAACCTCCAACATCACCCTATTTAGATATTCTTTATCAAGACGAAGACATTGTTGTATTAAACAAGCCTAGTGGGCTGCTCAGTGTGCCGGGTCGTAAAATCGAGCACTTTGATTCACTAATGAGCCGAGTCCAAACTGTCTGGCCTAAATCCTGTGTTGTTCACAGACTTGATATGATGACATCGGGTGTAATGGTCATGTCGATGCACCTTGATGCGACACGCCATCTCAATAAACAGTTTGCTGAGCGTACTACAGGAAAATATTATATTGCGGTTGTCGCTGGACATATGCCAGAAGACAATGGACACATTGACTACCCATTAATAGTTGACTGGCCGAACAGACCAAAGCAAAAGGTCTGCTACGAAACGGGCAAGGCTAGTATGACTTATTATGAGGTGTTAGAGCGTAGCGAGATCAACGGTCAAGCCGTTACTCGTGTAAAATTAACCCCGATTACTGGACGAAGTCATCAGTTAAGAGTTCATTTACAACAACTCGGCTTTCCAATTATAGGTGACAGGCTTTACGCACCTGAGAATATCGTTAAGCTAGTTGACAGATTACATTTACATGCAGAGCAACTGGAAATCTTTCATCCTAGCAACGGAGAAATGCTAACCTTTTACAAAAAAAGTGATTTTTAG
- a CDS encoding DUF4856 domain-containing protein, translating to MFKKSLIALTVIATTLLTACSGSSDGEDQQAPTNINISTNTVVENAAGAEIGTLSATDANSADTFTFATDHTSFVINGTTLSLAENFQLDYEYATSIDLDVTVTDSSNLSFTKTLTINVEDVLDVYEFENKLSATNSVSYSGQVARHVLIAELTAYIDSGLQADINSQTISSRSEALEKLMSFYKMSEDEFAIYGDRALTLSTLAERKQKTLLEISSTLKDLSGKIAGNDPSGQHKDWAAEFLAFGEKGSLSPEGLILHFFDQIADNVETQLSGATRTDINGDVISKVYLGSNGLDYKQLVQKTLLGAVAYSQGTDDYLDATIDGKGLKASNEFLVSGKSYTDLEHQYDEGFGYFGAARDYLNYSDEEIAIKGGRDAFQGMSDSDSDGMIDLNSEYNFGHSQNAAKRDLGTANNTSPTDFTAAAMQAFLQGRAIINENVGAELTDTQMQSLLAQRDVAVANWEMAIAATAVHYINDVTADYASFGTDEFNYADLAKHWSELKGFVISLQFNPLKKITDEKFSELNTLIKDAPVLSNDLVEGYLTDLAAAQLILQEAYEFEPENVSNW from the coding sequence ATGTTTAAAAAGTCTCTTATTGCTCTAACTGTTATTGCAACGACCCTACTTACCGCTTGTTCTGGTTCAAGTGACGGAGAAGATCAACAAGCTCCAACAAATATTAACATCTCAACTAACACAGTTGTTGAAAATGCAGCTGGCGCTGAGATAGGTACGTTAAGTGCAACAGACGCTAATAGCGCTGATACTTTTACATTTGCCACTGACCACACTTCTTTTGTTATTAACGGCACTACACTTTCGTTAGCGGAAAACTTCCAACTAGATTATGAATACGCAACGTCTATTGACTTAGATGTGACCGTAACTGACTCTAGCAACCTGTCTTTTACAAAAACACTTACCATAAACGTTGAAGACGTATTAGACGTTTACGAATTTGAAAACAAGCTCAGTGCTACTAATAGTGTTTCGTACTCAGGCCAAGTTGCTCGCCACGTTTTAATTGCTGAGTTAACAGCATACATAGATTCAGGTTTACAAGCCGATATTAATTCTCAAACTATTTCATCTCGTTCAGAAGCACTCGAAAAGCTAATGTCATTTTATAAAATGTCAGAAGACGAATTCGCGATCTACGGCGACCGCGCTTTAACCTTATCAACCCTTGCAGAGCGCAAGCAGAAAACGTTACTAGAAATCTCAAGCACTTTAAAAGATTTGTCTGGCAAAATTGCTGGTAACGATCCGAGCGGCCAACATAAAGACTGGGCTGCTGAGTTTTTAGCATTTGGCGAGAAAGGAAGCTTATCTCCTGAAGGATTGATACTCCACTTCTTTGATCAAATTGCTGACAATGTAGAAACTCAATTATCTGGTGCAACTCGAACTGATATCAACGGCGACGTCATTTCAAAAGTGTATCTAGGTAGTAATGGTTTAGATTACAAACAACTTGTACAAAAAACACTGTTAGGTGCAGTCGCTTACTCGCAAGGCACCGACGATTACCTAGACGCAACAATTGACGGTAAAGGACTAAAAGCAAGTAATGAATTTTTAGTCAGTGGTAAAAGCTATACCGACCTTGAACATCAATATGACGAAGGTTTTGGTTATTTTGGTGCCGCTAGAGATTACTTAAACTACAGCGACGAAGAAATTGCTATCAAAGGAGGCCGTGACGCTTTCCAAGGTATGTCTGACAGTGATTCAGATGGCATGATAGATCTTAACTCTGAATATAATTTTGGCCATTCCCAAAATGCTGCAAAAAGAGATTTAGGCACAGCAAATAATACTTCACCGACTGACTTTACTGCAGCTGCCATGCAAGCGTTTTTGCAAGGACGCGCAATTATAAACGAGAATGTTGGTGCGGAATTAACAGATACGCAAATGCAGAGTTTATTAGCTCAAAGAGATGTTGCTGTTGCGAACTGGGAAATGGCAATTGCTGCAACAGCCGTTCACTACATTAATGATGTAACCGCAGACTACGCTAGTTTTGGTACAGATGAGTTCAATTATGCAGACCTAGCAAAACACTGGTCAGAGTTAAAAGGCTTTGTTATTAGCTTGCAATTTAATCCGTTAAAAAAAATAACGGACGAAAAATTTTCAGAGCTTAATACATTAATTAAAGATGCGCCTGTTTTGAGCAATGACTTAGTTGAGGGCTATTTAACAGACTTAGCTGCTGCTCAA